Proteins from a genomic interval of Zingiber officinale cultivar Zhangliang chromosome 2A, Zo_v1.1, whole genome shotgun sequence:
- the LOC122042828 gene encoding leucine-rich repeat extensin-like protein 6, with amino-acid sequence MRWKRAGREDPWLLLSLPFLLLLVIFPLADSCSGRNGHAQRLRQLLQATGVDDFASFPNPRLRDAYIGLQAWKLAIISDPKNLTANWVGPAVCNYTYVFCSSLPSDPSGTVVAGVDLNHGDIAGFIPSQIGLLYDLALIHINSNRFCGTLPRSLRRLTLLHELDVSNNRLSGRFPDVVLRLPSLRYLDLRFNEFEGGVPTELFERNLDAIFINHNRFAFEIPDNIGNSPVSVIVLAHNRFHGCLPASLGNMSRTLNEIILMGNRLNSCFPSEIGLLKSLTVLDLSYNNLVGSLPESVGGMFSLEQLDVAHNLFSGSIPPSICSLPRLKNFTYSYNYFSGELPEECFARQSSFNDRRNCLLARPKQRSERQCRSFFSHPPAECSFFSCKPLVPRLPPPPPSPPPPSPPPPSPPPPSPPPPSPTPPYPPPPPPSPTPPSPPPPSPPPPSPPPPSPPPPSPPPPSPPPPSPPPPSPPPPSPPPPSPPPPSPPPPSPPPPSPPPPSPPPPSPPPPSPPSPPPPSPPPPSPPPPSPPPPSPPPPPSPPLPSPPPPPYCVRTPSPPPPLVYCSTSPPPPVYCPRAPSPLVYCSQPPPPLNFPPPPSPTLTPIYSPPPSFTSYPPPPLYSSPPPSPLYFPPPPQNSPPPPPSLYSPSPPSFYPPQLNPPLSLYSPPPPPGSLPPPPPCINEPPPPPPPPPPCIEPPPPPCIEPPPPPCIEPSATSPSALPTLPEPSPHQDPFPAVVGIPYTSPPPPYHHR; translated from the coding sequence ATGAGGTGGAAGCGCGCAGGCCGAGAAGATCCCTGGCTCCTTCTTTCTCTACCGTTTCTGCTGCTGCTCGTCATCTTCCCCCTCGCCGACTCCTGCTCCGGCCGTAATGGCCACGCGCAGAGGCTGCGACAGCTCCTACAGGCCACTGGAGTCGACGATTTCGCTTCCTTCCCCAACCCCCGCCTCCGAGACGCCTACATTGGCCTCCAGGCTTGGAAGCTCGCCATCATCTCCGACCCAAAAAACCTGACGGCCAACTGGGTAGGCCCCGCTGTCTGCAACTACACGTACGTCTTCTGTTCTTCCCTACCCTCCGATCCAAGCGGCACTGTCGTCGCCGGTGTCGATCTCAACCACGGCGACATCGCCGGCTTCATCCCCTCCCAGATCGGTCTACTCTACGACCTCGCGCTCATCCACATCAACTCCAACCGCTTCTGCGGCACCCTGCCCCGCTCCCTCCGCCGTCTCACTCTCCTCCATGAGCTCGACGTCAGCAACAATCGTCTCTCTGGCCGTTTCCCTGACGTCGTCCTCCGCCTCCCCTCTCTCCGTTACCTCGATCTTCGTTTCAACGAGTTCGAGGGCGGCGTGCCGACCGAGCTCTTCGAACGTAACCTCGACGCCATTTTCATCAACCACAATCGCTTCGCCTTTGAGATCCCCGATAACATCGGCAACTCACCTGTTTCCGTCATCGTCCTCGCCCACAACCGCTTTCATGGATGTCTGCCCGCAAGCCTCGGCAACATGTCTAGGACACTCAACGAGATCATCCTCATGGGCAACCGCCTAAACTCCTGCTTCCCCTCCGAGATCGGCCTTCTTAAAAGCCTCACAGTGCTCGACCTCAGCTACAATAACCTCGTCGGCTCACTCCCAGAGTCCGTCGGCGGAATGTTCAGCCTCGAGCAGCTTGACGTCGCACACAATCTATTCTCCGGTTCTATTCCGCCCTCAATCTGCAGTCTTCCACGCCTGAAGAACTTCACCTATTCGTACAATTACTTCAGCGGAGAACTGCCGGAGGAGTGCTTCGCCCGGCAGTCCTCCTTCAATGACCGGCGAAATTGCCTTTTAGCACGGCCGAAGCAGAGATCGGAGAGACAATGCAGGTCTTTCTTCTCTCATCCTCCAGCTGAATGCTCTTTTTTCAGTTGTAAGCCTTTGGTGCCTCGGCTCCCTCCGCCACCTCCATCACCGCCACCGCCATCTCCTCCACCTCCATCACCGCCCCCGccatctcctcctcctccgtCCCCAACCCCACCATATCCTCCACCGCCACCTCCATCACCCACACCGCCATCACCGCCGCCTCCATCTCCTCCACCGCCGTCTCCTCCGCCGCCGTCACCTCCGCCGCCGTCTCCTCCACCGCCGTCACCGCCCCCGCCGTCTCCTCCACCGCCGTCTCCTCCGCCGCCATCTCCTCCACCACCGTCACCGCCCCCGCCATCTCCTCCTCCGCCGTCCCCGCCGCCACCATCACCCCCACCGCCATCACCGCCGCCTCCATCACCTCCACCGCCATCACCGCCATCACCGCCGCCTCCATCACCCCCACCGCCATCACCGCCGCCTCCATCTCCTCCACCGCCGTCTCCTCCTCCGCCGCCATCGCCTCCTTTACCTTCGCCACCACCGCCTCCATATTGCGTCCGAACTCCATCGCCACCTCCGCCGCTAGTCTATTGCTCAACATCTCCACCTCCGCCCGTCTACTGCCCACGAGCTCCATCGCCACTCGTCTACTGCTCTCAACCGCCACCTCCTCTCAATTTCCCTCCACCACCAAGTCCTACCCTTACTCCAATCTATTCACCGCCTCCATCTTTCACATCCTATCCGCCGCCTCCATTGTACTCATCTCCGCCGCCATCCCCATTGTACTTCCCACCTCCTCCACAGAACTCGCCTCCACCGCCACCTTCATTATACTCCCCATCACCTCCATCCTTCTACCCGCCTCAACTGAATCCCCCTCTTTCGTTGTACTCGCCGCCGCCTCCACCGGGCTCACTGCCTCCTCCGCCTCCATGCATTAATGaacctccgcctccgcctccgccgcCACCTCCTTGCATCGAACCCCCGCCCCCACCATGCATCGAACCCCCGCCCCCTCCATGCATCGAGCCATCGGCAACATCGCCCTCGGCATTGCCAACACTCCCTGAACCGTCACCACATCAAGACCCATTTCCGGCCGTCGTCGGAATCCCATACACATCACCTCCGCCGCCTTATCATCACCGCTAA